The following coding sequences lie in one Spinacia oleracea cultivar Varoflay chromosome 1, BTI_SOV_V1, whole genome shotgun sequence genomic window:
- the LOC130465638 gene encoding uncharacterized protein, which translates to MFLSKYTNIGSFEKLDIETPDIYVKKIVFGCEYYAKVHGQPILMRKDIIAATIINCLPNKFPYLELKEKFKDMHSDNGTPNLTKYGTWDGRWKYDSEILTTIIEAAESGFRDGKIVGSHVGDAVTEEPMGVSVNNDLEENDVAVENENVDVEAENPNPATHEPTIEISSDSDEELESEQEMASESNQDEDMEEDANPEEDPDEDPEEEFDDLEI; encoded by the coding sequence atgtttctttccaagtataccaacataggatccttcgagaaacttgatatagaaacccctgatatttacgtgaagaaaattgtgtttggatgtgaatattatgctaaagttcatgggcaacctatcttaatgagaaaggatatcatagcagctactatcattaattgcttacctaacaaatttccatacctagaactcaaggaaaagtttaaagacatgcattctgataatggaactccaaacttgactaagtatgggacttgggatggtagatggaaatatgattcagaaattctgaccaccattattgaggcggcagaaagtgggtttagagacggtaaaatcgtagggagtcatgttggagatgcagttacagaagaacctatgggagtaagtgtaaataatgacctagaggaaaatgatgtagctgtggagaatgagaatgtagatgttgaggcagagaatcctaacccagcgacccatgagccaaccattgagatttctagtgattcagatgaagagctcgaaagtgaacaggagatggcaagtgagtctaatcaagatgaagacatggaagaagatgcaaaccctgaggaagaccccgatgaagaccctgaagaagagttcgatgatcttgagatctaa